Part of the Triticum urartu cultivar G1812 chromosome 2, Tu2.1, whole genome shotgun sequence genome, TCTTGCCAACGGCATCCTCTTTGCACTCGAAATAGTCATCATAGCCAACCACCCCCTCTCTAATACGGTTGAAAAGATATCTACTCATACGGAAACGGCGGCAGAATTTTTGATGTTTGAACAACGAATTTGTTGTATCAAAGTAGTCCTTCCAAAGAAAGAAATGTCTACTCTTTCGGTTGCGATTCAACGCCGGAAGGTGGTTCGAAATGGAGCCACGAAACAACTGGCGTTGGCTGTTGAGGTGGTGATGGACCAACACGGCAGCCAATATCTTCTCCTCGTCATCGAATGATCAATCGTCGGAGTCGCAAAGAAAATTGTGAAAAAAGAACTCACGCATCTACGGAGGCCACGGGTGTTTCTGCTGCGTATCTGTCAGTGGTACGATCACGGTGTAGGTAGGCGGTAGATCTGGGCGGCAGGTGTTGTGTGCATCTTTCCTTCGGCCTCTTTGTTCTTTTGCGCTTTGTTTCTGTGCAAGGATGTCGATCCGGATCCACCACCCGGTTGTCGTCGTTGTGccctctgctgctgctgctgctgcgccTGCGTGAGAGGGGGGAGCAAAGTAAATCCAGCATCTCTCTGCTTTACTTAAACCACTGCCATATTGTACAGCAGACTGATGCTCAACACTTTGCTTACCATAGTCGTATGATTAATTCAGTGCTCTATAGCaatgtttttttgttttgtttcttgCAAGAAATTCAGTGGTCTATAGCAAGTCTCTctttaaaaacaaaaaacaaaaatagTACGTAGCATTACTACTAGCACCCGGTGAATTTTGATTGTGAGTTGGCCGCGGGCCAGATAAAGTTTGGCATCTCCCTGCCTAAAGCTGACATGAGActtcatcaccaaaagaaaaATGCTGACGGGAGACTGCAGCGACGCAACCACCGAAATAATGCGCACAAGTACGACGCAGCAACCCTACCGAAATAATATTGATATTGCCCAAACTCAGTTTGCCGCCCATCTCACTTGTCGATATATATGCGTCCGGTTTAATACACTGCTCAATTTGGCGCTTTGACTAGTTAAATAAATTTCCCGATGTCCCGGAATTAACTTTCGGCTAAGATAACACCGACTCATCAGTTACCTTATCTGGTAACTTCTTCTCTATTTATCTTTTTGACAACTCAATTGCGTCCTTTTCTTCCTTTGGAAGTTACCGACTGAGCTGAGTCTTAATCAGTGCCCGGAGACGAGAGCAACAGAAATCAGTGGATAAAACCCTTTGAATGAATAATACTAAAAAAATAACTACGACGAGCTCCATTTTATCTGGGTGTGGTGTCTTATATTTTTGCTTCACTAACTTCAAATATCTTACCATCTCATACATTTAGAAGTTTGACACTTGTCTCGCCAAGTTATAAAATAATACTGTATTTGTAGTATGATTAACTTTGTCTAAAATAAACTTCCAGTCAAGGAGATTTGTCACCGCGGCTTGTATTGTAGAGTAGGACGGAGCCAGAGTGATGCACAAGAAATTGCAGACCGAGTGGGGTATGGTCCAAGAACAACATGCTGCCAATCTCAGTTTGGTGTCGACCTGGCCTGATGTGCTTGGGCAACTTCAGATATTTTCCCCAAGTTTCAGAACAGTAAGATTGTGATTATCTTTGGGACTTTGGCTATGAATAAATGTTGGTCAAGGGGACTTATCAGCGCCGTTGCCAACAGGAACAGCACGCTCCTGGTTGATTAACTAGTACAGAGTCTCTTTCATTCACCAGATCAATCATTTTTTCAGAAGACTACCAAATCAATCATGCAACGCCCATCTGATTGAGAACATTGTGCATAAACAACAAGATTGATGGAGCTTCTCCTCACCAAATCCAACATATCTTACACCAAACCGAAGCAACAATACAGACCCATCTTCATCTTCTAATCTAGTTTAAAAAATAGTACAAGAAAACACCAACAGAGACTATCTAGATATCCCAACGACGCCATGGAGGAGCAGAGCAGCTAGAAAAGGTCGCCGGCCGGAGTCTTACAATTACAaagactactactactactacatgACGGAGCAGGCGTTGGGGTTCTCGTCGCTGAATGCGGCGGTGTACCTGGCCTCGGTGGAGGAGGCCCTGGCGAGCGGCGCGGCGGAGGGGTCGCTCATGACGTTGCGGACGTAGCCGGCGGGCGCGCGCTTGTCGTAGGCGCCCGGGGCGTAGGGGTGCGCCACCACGTCGTACGGCACGTAGGGCCACGGCTCCACCCGCTTGCCGGTCTTGTACGCCACCCGCCGCATCACCTTGGCCGGATCCACGTACCCCGTCACCGTCACCTTGTTCTGCTTCGGCGTCACCTCCACCGAGCTCACGCCTGCACAACCATTAGACACACTTTGAGCAAAGCTGCCGCCCCAGATATAGATCTGGCCAGAGAAAAGGAGCCGAGGCAAGATTTCCTTTTCTTTCCGTCAATGGAGAAACATGTGCTGGGTAGGGGAGGAATCGGATTGGGCCGGAAGGAGAAAGCTCGGATGGTACCTTTCATGTCGTCGAGGGCCTTCTTGACCTTGCGCTCGCAGCCCTCGCAGTCGATCCGGACCTTCATCTCCACCGTCTGGAACTGCTTCCGCTTCTTCATGTGCCGCCGACCCCGCGGCAGTGAGCAGTACTCCGACACCACGTCCACGATGCCCATCCcgctctcctccttcttcttccttcttcaaCCTCTCTCCCTCAAAGCCCAAGAAATTGTTCAGCtggattcgagttcaagttctgTGGTAGAACTGCTGGCTGCTGGTGCTGGATGAGATGCTGTGTGAGACGAGGAATCCTTGTGCCGGGGGGGCTGCGTTTATAGGCGTCCGGGGGAGCGTGCTCGCCCACTGCCGGCGCGACACGTGTGGGCGGAGCCAGGCAGTCTGGGCATGGAGGGGTGGTGCGGCCGTGTGGGGCAGGATGCTGGTAGGAAAACGGTGGGTTATGTGCGTGCATGTGTGGCTGGCGAGTGGGCCCCGCGTGGTCGGCAGCGCCAGGTGGCGGCATGGTGCCATGTGAGCGCTGGTGAGCGACGGTGACGCTCACCGCCGCGGCCAAGGGAGCGGTGGCAGCACGAGTGGCGTGGGAGCGGCGGTCACTGACTTTTTCGTGCGGTGGCGAGGAAACGGCCGGCCGACCACCACGGCGACCCGGAGGAGTAACCGTCGCTTTGGATCCGTCTGTCTATATACTGGTCGTACTCCGGCCACCGGCCACCGGCCAAACACGCAGAAACTCCGGGAGtgaggccaactccaccgcacgACCCAATCTTGTTCGGGTGCGTTCATTTAAGGTAAAACGGCGAATATCGCGTCCTAACGCGCGGCCTCAAACAGATAAATGTCCGAATTTCGTCCGTTTTCGATTCATCTCTGGCCCAAACTTGCGCCGAGTTTGGGGTGAAATGGACATTGCGCGGACGGGCTCGCCGCACGCCATCATCCCTCCGTGGCCCGCCTGTCGGGGACACTA contains:
- the LOC125535340 gene encoding heavy metal-associated isoprenylated plant protein 27-like, translating into MGIVDVVSEYCSLPRGRRHMKKRKQFQTVEMKVRIDCEGCERKVKKALDDMKGVSSVEVTPKQNKVTVTGYVDPAKVMRRVAYKTGKRVEPWPYVPYDVVAHPYAPGAYDKRAPAGYVRNVMSDPSAAPLARASSTEARYTAAFSDENPNACSVM